The following proteins are encoded in a genomic region of Ostrea edulis chromosome 7, xbOstEdul1.1, whole genome shotgun sequence:
- the LOC130048713 gene encoding uncharacterized protein LOC130048713, protein MAALGLIGKIDPFDETIEPWESYVERFEQYFEVNEIDAGKKVPSLLCLIGGKLYSLLRDLTFPDKPAAKSYGELVTLLNNHLSPKPLSTTERFRFDKRDQKEGETIAEYIAQLKKLTIHCDFNASLNEKLRDRLVCGMRHAHIQKRLLSEKDLSFGKAVEISLAMESAAKDATELQSRNKTETGAVNKLQTRATPRNKHPKSNDYRKDTVRCYRCNGGGHTAQDCRFKDTVCHNCNKRRHIKKACRSNPKKPVRKKPIRYVDEYQDDGGDCIASLELNNLSSKDIIWINLKLNGISSQMELDTGSAVSVMAEDEFHRKFGKQKFRKPDMILRTYSGEHIKPVGCVNVQVEYNDSSYTLPLYVVQKGGPALLGRDWLRKIPLDWKVIKETHAMHSVKVTSISEILDKYKDVFNDDVGTLKGITAKLSLKENKPKYVKARTVPFSLRAKVEEELERLEAEDEEHLQNLEKVLQRLSEYGLRANLNKCEFFKENITFCGHVIDRHGLHKTPEKVAAIVKAPSPSNVSQLRSFLGLVNYYGKFLPDLATVLGPLHKLLQKDCQWKWTEACEESFNKVKDLVASDMVLTHYSPDLPISLACDASPYGLGAVISHELPDGTEKPIAFASRSLAPAEKNYSQIDKEALKIIWGIKKFHANLFGRKFKLITDHQPLIHIFNPQKGVPVTASSRLQRYSLFLSAYNYEIGFRKQPSMLMQIQCRDYPWKAQSLTYP, encoded by the exons ATGGCGGCACTAGGATTAATTGGAAAAATTGACCCCTTCGATGAGACAATCGAACCGTGGGAAAGTTACGTTGAGCGCTTTGAACAGTACTTCGAAGTCAACGAAATAGATGCAGGAAAGAAGGTACCGTCGTTATTATGTCTTATTGGTGGAAAATTGTATTCTTTGTTACGTGACCTAACTTTTCCTGACAAGCCTGCAGCAAAATCTTATGGAGAACTTGTGACTTTACTAAATAACCACTTGTCCCCGAAACCCCTTAGCACGACAGAGCGCTTCCGTTTTGACAAGCGTGATCAAAAGGAGGGAGAGACGATAGCTGAGTATATAGCTCAACTAAAGAAACTTACGATTCATTGTGATTTTAATGCATCGCTGAACGAGAAACTTCGAGACCGATTAGTTTGTGGTATGAGACATGCCCACATTCAAAAGCGTTTGCTATCGGAAAAAGACTTATCTTTCGGAAAAGCAGTGGAAATCAGTCTTGCAATGGAATCAGCTGCCAAGGACGCTACAGAATTACAGTCAAGGAACAAGACAGAGACCGGGGCAGTAAACAAACTTCAAACACGTGCGACTCCCAGGAATAAACATCCTAAGTCGAACGATTACAGAAAAGATACGGTGCGATGTTACAGATGTAACGGAGGCGGACACACAGCACAAGACTGTCGATTCAAAGATACGGTGTGCCATAACTGCAACAAACGTAGACACATCAAGAAAGCGTGTCGGTCCAATCCCAAGAAACCTGTTCGTAAGAAACCGATTAGATACGTGGATGAATACCAGGATGATGGTGGTGATTGCATCGCCAGTTTAGAACTAAATAACCTATCAAGTAAAGATATCATCTGGATCAACCTGAAATTGAATGGCATTTCATCACAGATGGAATTGGATACCGGATCGGCTGTCTCAGTGATGGCTGAGGATGAATTCCATAGGAAGTTTGGAAAACAGAAATTTAGAAAACCAGACATGATACTACGAACATATTCAGGAGAACACATTAAACCAGTCGGTTGTGTTAACGTGCAAGTAGAATACAATGACAGTAGTTACACATTGCCATTGTATGTGGTTCAAAAAGGAGGACCCGCACTTCTTGGCAGGGATTGGCTGAGAAAAATTCCATTGGACTGGAAAGTGATTAAAGAAACACATGCCATGCACTCTGTGAAGGTGACGAGCATCAGTGAAATTCTGGACAAATACAAAGACGTATTTAACGATGATGTTGGTACTTTGAAGGGTATCACAGCGAAGCTGTCTCTCAAAGAAAACAAACCCAAGTACGTCAAAGCTAGGACTGTACCATTTTCATTGCGAGCAAAAGTTGAGGAGGAACTTGAGAGGTTGGAAGCAGAAG ATGAAGAGCATCTACAAAACTTAGAAAAGGTGTTGCAGAGACTTAGTGAATACGGTTTGCGTGCGAACTTAAACAAGTGTGAATTTTTCAAAGAGAACATCACATTCTGTGGACACGTCATTGATAGACATGGTCTACACAAGACACCAGAAAAGGTTGCTGCTATTGTCAAGGCACCATCACCCTCCAACGTGTCGCAGCTTAGGTCCTTTCTTGGATTGGTGAATTATTATGGGAAATTCTTACCGGATTTGGCAACTGTACTTGGACCTTTACACAAGTTGCTGCAGAAGGACTGTCAATGGAAATGGACTGAAGCCTGTGAGGAGTCTTTCAACAAGGTCAAGGACTTGGTTGCTTCAGATATGGTGTTGACGCACTACAGTCCAGATCTGCCTATTTCGTTAGCATGTGATGCATCGCCATATGGACTTGGCGCAGTGATTTCACATGAGTTACCGGATGGAACCGAGAAACCAATTGCATTTGCTTCTCGTTCTCTTGCGCCTGCAGAGAAGAACTACTCCCAAATTGATAAAGAAGCCTTAAAAATTATCTGGGGAATCAAGAAGTTTCACGCTAATTTGTTTGGAAGAAAATTCAAGTTGATCACAGATCATCAGCCCTTGATTCATATATTCAATCCTCAGAAAGGTGTACCAGTGACTGCATCATCACGATTACAGCGTTATTCTCTATTCTTGTCAGCATACAACTATGAGATCGGATTCAGGAAACAACCAAGCATGCTAATGCAGATTCAATGTCGCGACTACCCTTGGAAAGCACAGAGTCTGACTTATCCATAG